GAATTACAAGAAACCAATTCTGAAACCAAACGTAAAAAAATCACTAAACGCTTAAAATTATTAGAAGCATTCGTTCAATCAGGCAATAAACCTGAATGGATGGTAATGACCGTATTACCGGTTCTTCCACCGGATTTACGTCCATTAGTACCACTTGATGGCGGTCGTTTTGCGACTTCAGATTTGAACGATTTATATCGTCGTGTCATCAACCGTAACAACCGTTTAAAACGTTTATTAGATTTAATTGCGCCGGATATTATCGTACGTAACGAAAAACGGATGTTACAAGAATCCGTGGATGCCTTATTAGATAACGGTCGTCGCGGTCGTGCTATCACCGGTTCTAATCGTCGTCCGTTAAAATCATTAGCGGATATGATTAAAGGTAAACAAGGTCGTTTCCGTCAAAACTTACTTGGTAAACGTGTGGATTACTCCGGTCGTTCTGTAATCACCGTAGGTCCATACCTTCACTTACACCAATGCGGTTTGCCAAAGAAAATGGCATTGGAATTATTCCGTCCGTTTATCTACGCAAAATTAGAAAGCCGTGGTTATGCCACCACCATTAAAGCCGCGAAGAAAATGGTTGAACGTGAAGACGCTATCGTTTGGGATATTCTTGCAGAAGTGATTCGCGAGCACCCAATTCTGTTGAACCGTGCGCCAACACTTCACCGTTTGGGTATTCAAGCCTTTGAACCAATCTTAATTGAAGGTAAAGCAATTCAATTACACCCACTCGTTTGTGCGGCGTTTAACGCGGACTTCGATGGTGACCAAATGGCGGTACACGTTCCATTAACGTTAGAAGCGCAATTAGAAGCGCGTGCGTTGATGATGTCTACCAACAACGTACTTTCACCGGCGAACGGTGATCCGATTATCGTGCCATCACAAGACGTGGTGTTGGGTCTTTACTATATGACCCGTGAAAAAGTGAACGGTAAAGGCGAAGGCATGTTATTGCAAGATCCACGCGAAGCGGAAAAAGCCTATCGCACCGGTGAAGCAGAATTACATTCTCGCGTAAAAGTGCGTATTACCGAATATGTGAAAAATGAAGCCGGCGAATTTGATGCGAAAACCACACTTACCGATACCACAATCGGTCGTGCAATTTTATGGATGATCGCACCAAAAGGTATGCCATATTCCTTGTTCAACCAAACATTAGGCAAAAAAGCCATTTCAAAACTGATTAACGAAGCCTATCGTCGTTTAGGTTTGAAAGAAGCGGTCATGTTTGCTGACCATATTATGTACACCGGTTTTGCTTACGCGGCACGTTCCGGCTCATCTGTTGGTATCGACGATATGGTGATCCCGGCGAAGAAATACGAAATTATTTCTGCAGCAGAAGAAGAAGTGGCTGAAATTCAGGAACAATTCCAATCCGGTCTTGTAACTGCAGGCGAACGCTATAACAAAGTGATCGATATCTGGGCGGCCGCGAACGAACGCGTTGCGAAAGCCATGATGGAAAACTTGTCTCAAGAAGAAGTGATCAACCGTGAAGGTAAACCGGAGAAACAAGCGTCTTTCAACAGCATCTTTATGATGGCGGATTCCGGTGCGCGTGGTTCCGCGGCACAGATTCGTCAGCTAGCGGGTATGCGTGGTTTGATGGCGCGTCCGGATGGTTCAATCATCGAAACCCCAATCACCGCGAACTTCCGTGAAGGTTTGAACGTATTACAGTACTTTATTTCAACCCATGGTGCGCGTAAAGGTCTGGCGGACACCGCATTGAAAACAGCAAACTCCGGTTACTTAACCCGTCGTTTAGTTGACGTGGCGCAAGACTTAGTGATCATCGAAGACGACTGTGGTACACACGAAGGCTTAGTGATGACCCCATTAATCGAAGGTGGTGATGAAAAAGTACCACTTCGCGAATTGGTGTTAGGTCGTGTGGTAGCGGAAGACATCTTAAAACCGGGGACAGAAGAAGTTTTAATTCCACGTAACACCTTATTAGATGAAAAACTCTGTGATGTGTTAGATGAAAACTCCGTGGACAGCGTGAAAGTACGTTCTGTTGTAACCTGTGATACCGACTTCGGTGTGTGTGCGAAATGTTACGGTCGTGACCTTGCACGTGGTCACCTTATCAACCAAGGTGAAGCAGTGGGCGTTATCGCGGCACAATCTATCGGTGAACCGGGTACACAGTTAACCATGCGTACGTTCCACATTGGTGGTGCGGCATCTGCAGCAGCTAAAGAGTCTAGCGTACAGGTGAAAAATACCGGTACATTACACTTAATGAACGCGAAATTTGTAACTAATGACGAAGGCAAATTAGTTTTAACTTCTCGTAACACAGAATTAACCATTACCGACGCATTCGGTCGTACTAAAGAACACTATAAAGTGCCTTACGGTGCGGTGTTAAGCAAAGGTGACGGTCAAGAAGTGACTGCTGGCGAAACCGTAGCAAACTGGGATCCGCATACTATGCCGGTTGTGTCTGAAGTGGCGGGTTTCGTGAAATTCATCGACATCGTGGACGGCTTAACCGTCACACGTCAAACCGATGAATTAACCGGTCTTTCATCTATCGTGGTACAAGACGTGGGTGAACGTGCAACCGCAGGTAAAGATTTACGTCCAACCATCAAATTGGTGGATGCAAACGGTAACGATATTTTCTTACCTGAAACGGATGTATTAGCCCAATACTTCCTACCGGGTAAAGCAATCGTCAGTTTAGACGATGGCGCGGCAGTGAAAGTGGGTGAACCATTAGCCCGTATTCCACAAGAATCCGTGGGTACCAAAGATATTACCGGTGGTCTTCCACGCGTAGCAGACTTATTCGAAGCTCGTAAACCGAAAGAACCTGCAATCTTGGCAGAAATCTCCGGTATCGTGTCCTTCGGCAAAGAAACTAAAGGTAAACGTCGTTTATTAATCACCCCAACTGAAGGTGAAACTTACGAAGAAATGATTCCAAAATGGCGTCAGCTCAACGTATTTGAAGGTGAAATGGTACAACGTGGTGACATCATCTCTGACGGTGCGGAAACGCCACACGATATCTTACGTTTACGCGGCGTGCGCGCAGTCACCGAGTACATCGTCAACGAAGTGCAAGATGTTTACCGCTTACAAGGGGTAAAAATCAACGACAAGCACATCGAAGTTATCGTACGTCAAATGTTGCGTAAAGCGATTATCACCAAAGCTTACGACTCCGAATTCCTCGAAGGGGAACAAGTGGAAGTGGCTCGCGTGAAAATCGTGAACCGTAAACGTGAAGCGGAAGGCAAACCACCGGTTGAATTCGAGCGTGAATTATTGGGGATCACCAAAGCGTCTCTTGCAACTGAATCCTTCATCTCGGCGGCATCGTTCCAAGAAACTACACGTGTTCTTACCGAAGCTGCAGTGGCAGGTAAACGTGACGAATTACGCGGCTTGAAAGAGAATGTCATCGTGGGTCGTTTAATTCCGGCCGGTACCGGTTTCGCGTATCACCAAAACCGCATTAAAAGCCGCCAAAAAGCAGCAGAATTAGCGGTAGAAGCGATCGAAGAACCAATCTCCACCTTCGCAAACGATGCTGATATTGAAGCAGAATTTGAATTCATTGCAGATGACGCAACGCAAAGTTTAGCAGCATTATTAAACTCCGAAATGGAAGATTAATATTGTGAAATAGATAAATAAAAAAGCCCCGAAAGGGGCTTTTTTGTTAAACAGAAATCAATTAATGTAAAAATACTTTTATAGATTATTTTTTTATTTTTACTTAGTTGAAATATCCCCTAATACTCTCGTCAACAAATCCCAATAGGTTTCTACCGTGGAAATTTGAACTTTTTCATCCGGCGAGTGGGCGTTGCGGATAGTTGGACCGAAAGACACCATTTCGATATTCGGATAATGTTCTTTGAGAAGACCGCATTCAAGACCGGCGTGGATGACCTTAATGTCCGGCTGCTTGCCTAACACATCGGCATAATGTTTCATGGAAAGTTTTAAAATTGCGGAGTCGTTTACCGGTTTCCAGCCCGGATAAGGTGCAGAAAATTCGGTTTTAGCGCCGGCGAGGGAAGCGACCGAATCCAATAATTCGGTGACATAGGCCTTGCCGCTTTCAATTAATGAACGCACCAAAATTGTACCCTGCACATGAGCGCTGTCAGTTTTTAACACGCCGATACTGAGCGAGCTTTCTACCACGTTTTTAATCACATCGCTGTTGCGAATCACGCCGTTTGGTAAGGCGTTCAATAAATTAATCACGGTTTGTGTGCTTTGCGCATCAAACACGCTTTGCGGTTTGGCAATCGGTTCTAAGAATAAGGTCAAATTCGGCTCGGCAATCGCTAATTCTTCTTTTAATAAAACCTGCAAATTTTGAACTGTACTTGCAAAGGCGTTTACTTCGCCGTCAAACGCCAAAATCGCTGCTGCTTCGCGCGGAATCGCGTTACGAATGGAGCCGCCACGGATTTCCGCAAGCCGGAAGTGCGATTGATGCTGTGAAAGTTTGGCTAACACGCGGGCTAACATTTTAATCGCATTGGCGCGTCCGGTATGAATATCCACGCCGGAATGGCCACCGCGCAAGCCTTTTAACACAAGCTGAAAGCTATGCGCAAATGTATTGGCTTCGCGTTGTACGGGAATCTCTAATTCAGCATTAATACCGCCAGCGCAACCGATATAAATTTCACCGATTTCTTCGGTATCCGTATTAATCAAGATTTCTGATTGCAACCAATTACGACGCAAATTTAAGGCACCATCCATGCCGGTTTCTTCTGTCATAGTGAGTAATACTTCGAGCGGCGGATGGGCGATATCGTCACTTTCCAACACCGCCAAGCAAGAGGCCAAACCGATGCCGTTGTCGGCGCCCAAGGTAGTACCTTGCGCTTTCACCCAATCACCGTCAATGTAAGGACGAATCGGATCTTTGGTGAAATCGTGCGAATTGCCCTCATTGGCTTGCGGCACCATATCCAAGTGCGCCTGCAACGCTACCGGAATGCAGTGCTCCATACCGGTACTTGCCGGCTTACGAATCAGTACGTTACCGACTTCATCGCGTTCCACAAAAAACCGTTTTTCTTGCGCCCAATTCACAATAAAATTCGCCAATTTGTCTTCGTGATGAGATGGGTGGGGAATCGCACAAATTTGCTCAAACCATTGCCATAATAATTGCGGTTGCAATGTCGTAATTTCAGACATATTCGCTCCTTTTTGCGTAAAATCGCACGAAATAATAGCATAAAACCCTGTTTCGCGTTATCCTTACGCCATTTTTATTTATCGACAAAATAAGGTATCAAAATGAGCGAAAAATATGTGGTGACTTGGGATATGTTCCAAATGCACGCCCGCAAATTATCAGAACGTTTACTTCCGGCCTCTCAATGGAAAGGCATCATCGCGGTGAGCCGCGGCGGTCTATTTCCGGCCGCGGTATTGGCGCGCGAATTAAGCATTCGCCACGTACAAACCGTTTGTATCGCCAGTTATCACGATCACAAAAATCAGGGCGAGTTGCAGGTATTACATGCTGCCGAAGTGCCGAACGGCGGTGAAGGTTTTATCGTGGTGGACGATTTAGTGGACACCGGCAATACCGCGCGTGCAATTCGCGAAATGTACCCGAACGCGAAATTCGTTACCGTATTCGCCAAACCGGCCGGTGCACAATTAGTAGATGATTACATTGTCGATATTCCGCAAAACACTTGGATCGAACAGCCTTGGGATTTAGGTTTAACCTTTGTGCCGCCTCTCGCCAGAAAATAATTCAAGTTGTAGAGTTACAGAAAAGTGCGGTGAATTTTTGAACTGATATTGCAGTTACGCAAAACGGAAATTGCCTCACAAAATAGCACCGCATTGGAGCCGCTTCCAATGCGGTGCTGTTTGTTAAGTACAAAATTCCTGCGTCGTTTTGCATATTCAGTAGCCCACGAGATTATTACAACCTTTGCGCGCCGATATTAATGTAGTGAAAATCTAAGCGATACAAGTGTGTTCTATGTTTATAAGTAATTTTTCAAGTTTTAGAATTTATTAAAAATTAAACCGTTTTTTATTTTGCTAAGTTGTTCAGATAATCCCTTAACGCATAAAGTGCAGTTAAATTCCGCGCTTCTGTAAAATTCGGATCGGCGAGTAACTCATCAATATTTGCCAATGGAAAACGCACGATTTCTAACGGCTCCGGTTCGTCGCCTTCCAGTCGGCAAGAATAGAAATCCCGTGCAATGAAAATATGCATTATGTTGCTCATATAACTCGGATTTGTATTGACCGTACGAAGAAAATGAATTTGTTTGGCGCCTAGACCGAGTTCTTCCTTCAGCTCACGATTAGCCGCGTCTTCCGGCTTTTCGCCCGCATCCACGCCGCCTTTAGGAAAGCCTAGTTCATAGCGCTCCGTGCCGACTGCATATTCGCGAACTAGCAAAAGCCAATCGCCGTCAATAGGCAGCATCATAACGGCCTGATACCCGCTAGGTTTAAGGCGTTCATAAGTGCGCCGTTCACCGTTAGAAAATCGTAAATCGACAGATTGGATTTCCA
Above is a genomic segment from Aggregatibacter sp. HMT-949 containing:
- the rpoC gene encoding DNA-directed RNA polymerase subunit beta', with translation MKDLVKFLKAQSKTSEDFDVIKIGLASPDMIRSWSFGEVKKPETINYRTFKPERDGLFCARIFGPVKDYECLCGKYKRLKHRGVICEKCGVEVTQTKVRRERMGHIELASPVAHIWFLKSLPSRIGLLLDMPLRDIERVLYFEMYIVTEPGMTDLERGQLLTEEQYLDAEDRWQDEFEAKMGAEAIQDLLKGMDLEVECEKLREELQETNSETKRKKITKRLKLLEAFVQSGNKPEWMVMTVLPVLPPDLRPLVPLDGGRFATSDLNDLYRRVINRNNRLKRLLDLIAPDIIVRNEKRMLQESVDALLDNGRRGRAITGSNRRPLKSLADMIKGKQGRFRQNLLGKRVDYSGRSVITVGPYLHLHQCGLPKKMALELFRPFIYAKLESRGYATTIKAAKKMVEREDAIVWDILAEVIREHPILLNRAPTLHRLGIQAFEPILIEGKAIQLHPLVCAAFNADFDGDQMAVHVPLTLEAQLEARALMMSTNNVLSPANGDPIIVPSQDVVLGLYYMTREKVNGKGEGMLLQDPREAEKAYRTGEAELHSRVKVRITEYVKNEAGEFDAKTTLTDTTIGRAILWMIAPKGMPYSLFNQTLGKKAISKLINEAYRRLGLKEAVMFADHIMYTGFAYAARSGSSVGIDDMVIPAKKYEIISAAEEEVAEIQEQFQSGLVTAGERYNKVIDIWAAANERVAKAMMENLSQEEVINREGKPEKQASFNSIFMMADSGARGSAAQIRQLAGMRGLMARPDGSIIETPITANFREGLNVLQYFISTHGARKGLADTALKTANSGYLTRRLVDVAQDLVIIEDDCGTHEGLVMTPLIEGGDEKVPLRELVLGRVVAEDILKPGTEEVLIPRNTLLDEKLCDVLDENSVDSVKVRSVVTCDTDFGVCAKCYGRDLARGHLINQGEAVGVIAAQSIGEPGTQLTMRTFHIGGAASAAAKESSVQVKNTGTLHLMNAKFVTNDEGKLVLTSRNTELTITDAFGRTKEHYKVPYGAVLSKGDGQEVTAGETVANWDPHTMPVVSEVAGFVKFIDIVDGLTVTRQTDELTGLSSIVVQDVGERATAGKDLRPTIKLVDANGNDIFLPETDVLAQYFLPGKAIVSLDDGAAVKVGEPLARIPQESVGTKDITGGLPRVADLFEARKPKEPAILAEISGIVSFGKETKGKRRLLITPTEGETYEEMIPKWRQLNVFEGEMVQRGDIISDGAETPHDILRLRGVRAVTEYIVNEVQDVYRLQGVKINDKHIEVIVRQMLRKAIITKAYDSEFLEGEQVEVARVKIVNRKREAEGKPPVEFERELLGITKASLATESFISAASFQETTRVLTEAAVAGKRDELRGLKENVIVGRLIPAGTGFAYHQNRIKSRQKAAELAVEAIEEPISTFANDADIEAEFEFIADDATQSLAALLNSEMED
- the gpt gene encoding xanthine phosphoribosyltransferase — encoded protein: MSEKYVVTWDMFQMHARKLSERLLPASQWKGIIAVSRGGLFPAAVLARELSIRHVQTVCIASYHDHKNQGELQVLHAAEVPNGGEGFIVVDDLVDTGNTARAIREMYPNAKFVTVFAKPAGAQLVDDYIVDIPQNTWIEQPWDLGLTFVPPLARK
- the nudE gene encoding ADP compounds hydrolase NudE — its product is MSQNQPEILAVRTAAKSRLLEIQSVDLRFSNGERRTYERLKPSGYQAVMMLPIDGDWLLLVREYAVGTERYELGFPKGGVDAGEKPEDAANRELKEELGLGAKQIHFLRTVNTNPSYMSNIMHIFIARDFYSCRLEGDEPEPLEIVRFPLANIDELLADPNFTEARNLTALYALRDYLNNLAK
- a CDS encoding aminoacyl-histidine dipeptidase yields the protein MSEITTLQPQLLWQWFEQICAIPHPSHHEDKLANFIVNWAQEKRFFVERDEVGNVLIRKPASTGMEHCIPVALQAHLDMVPQANEGNSHDFTKDPIRPYIDGDWVKAQGTTLGADNGIGLASCLAVLESDDIAHPPLEVLLTMTEETGMDGALNLRRNWLQSEILINTDTEEIGEIYIGCAGGINAELEIPVQREANTFAHSFQLVLKGLRGGHSGVDIHTGRANAIKMLARVLAKLSQHQSHFRLAEIRGGSIRNAIPREAAAILAFDGEVNAFASTVQNLQVLLKEELAIAEPNLTLFLEPIAKPQSVFDAQSTQTVINLLNALPNGVIRNSDVIKNVVESSLSIGVLKTDSAHVQGTILVRSLIESGKAYVTELLDSVASLAGAKTEFSAPYPGWKPVNDSAILKLSMKHYADVLGKQPDIKVIHAGLECGLLKEHYPNIEMVSFGPTIRNAHSPDEKVQISTVETYWDLLTRVLGDISTK